A genomic stretch from Desulfonispora thiosulfatigenes DSM 11270 includes:
- a CDS encoding DUF2634 domain-containing protein, with product MKTFKIKNGDIVFDGKDIVLVEGIEEEKQSIERLLSTNIGEWFLNIDFGLDYKVLQGKQIDKERIRMAIVKALSQEDRIEKVEKVEISFDNARRYLKVSFILLMKTGNTINGNEVIPIG from the coding sequence ATGAAAACATTTAAAATTAAAAACGGTGATATTGTTTTTGATGGTAAAGATATTGTTTTAGTAGAAGGAATAGAAGAAGAAAAACAAAGTATAGAAAGGTTACTAAGTACTAATATTGGAGAATGGTTTTTAAATATAGATTTTGGTCTTGATTATAAGGTTTTACAAGGCAAGCAAATTGACAAAGAAAGAATTAGAATGGCCATAGTGAAAGCTTTATCTCAAGAAGACCGTATAGAAAAAGTGGAGAAAGTAGAAATAAGTTTTGATAATGCACGAAGGTATTTAAAAGTTAGCTTTATTTTATTAATGAAAACTGGTAACACCATTAACGGAAATGAGGTGATACCTATTGGTTGA
- a CDS encoding phage structural protein, which yields MRTFDTEDVNVIVGGIALTGFAEGSFVKAERNEDNFTEYVGAKGEVAVSESNDRTGEITVTLESTSPSVIYLTDLANRKGVNAIVPVQIVDLNQNAIQVGGSECRVRKPATYEADKEISEREFVFFVADLQFK from the coding sequence TTGAGGACATTTGATACTGAAGATGTAAATGTTATAGTAGGTGGCATTGCTTTAACCGGTTTTGCTGAGGGTAGTTTTGTTAAGGCGGAAAGAAATGAAGATAATTTTACTGAATATGTTGGAGCTAAGGGAGAAGTAGCTGTTTCTGAATCTAATGATAGAACAGGAGAAATAACTGTAACATTAGAAAGCACAAGTCCCTCAGTAATTTATTTAACAGACCTGGCAAATAGAAAAGGTGTTAATGCTATAGTACCAGTACAAATAGTTGATTTGAATCAAAATGCTATTCAAGTTGGTGGTTCTGAATGCAGAGTAAGAAAACCAGCAACATATGAAGCCGACAAAGAAATATCCGAAAGAGAGTTTGTCTTTTTCGTAGCTGATCTACAATTCAAGTAA
- a CDS encoding phage tail protein — protein sequence MSEYVVTTIKAREKFAKAHLGLAPLPIITKIAFGDGGHDTLGNPIKPSQDLTLVPGEFMKKDLDNTELFNPTTVRIKGSLNFEESIGTQVSAVGIYDSEGDLVAVKTFSPKNKDGDTRIEIEWDELF from the coding sequence GTGAGTGAATATGTGGTTACGACTATAAAAGCAAGAGAGAAGTTTGCTAAGGCACATTTAGGACTTGCTCCATTGCCAATTATAACAAAGATTGCTTTTGGTGATGGTGGGCATGATACATTAGGAAATCCTATTAAACCTTCTCAAGACCTTACTTTAGTTCCTGGGGAATTTATGAAAAAAGATTTAGATAATACAGAGCTCTTTAATCCTACAACGGTAAGGATAAAGGGCTCTTTGAATTTTGAAGAAAGTATAGGAACTCAGGTATCTGCTGTTGGTATTTATGATAGTGAAGGGGACTTAGTTGCAGTTAAAACATTTAGCCCTAAAAATAAAGATGGAGATACTAGGATAGAAATTGAATGGGATGAACTTTTTTAA
- a CDS encoding DUF3383 family protein, with protein sequence MKDFVVDIQKITKPISQQGFGIILILGTSKDKPYTEYKDLQEIAKDYGEESKEYKLASRIFGQKEIPKRIAIHSILWDSSTGSPTDLVNELQALIEVNNDWYYLTCTENGDDVIKELANWTDGQIRIYFSTTQNKALVETMQNENATVMYHNDTEAFVSEGLAAIGQAYEPGSVTFKFKTIEGVQASNIATADLNKLHENGGFSYIKKMGVLQTTEGITTSGEYIDVVIGAHFIKATMENEAMKLATSTPKIPYDNTGISMLVSVAEKVLKQAVQKGIILKDENGNGIYEITFSKREDAEFNDVAQRIYNGINWSAKLAGAIHTGKISGVLTY encoded by the coding sequence ATGAAAGATTTTGTGGTCGACATACAAAAAATAACTAAGCCCATCTCTCAGCAAGGGTTTGGGATTATTTTAATTTTGGGAACTAGTAAAGATAAACCTTATACGGAATATAAAGACCTACAAGAAATTGCTAAGGATTATGGGGAAGAATCCAAGGAATACAAATTGGCTAGCAGAATTTTTGGACAAAAAGAGATTCCAAAAAGAATAGCTATACATAGTATTTTATGGGACAGTTCTACAGGGTCACCAACTGATTTAGTTAATGAATTACAAGCCTTAATAGAGGTGAATAATGATTGGTACTATTTAACCTGTACTGAGAATGGTGATGATGTAATTAAAGAATTAGCTAATTGGACAGATGGCCAAATAAGAATATATTTTTCTACTACTCAAAATAAAGCATTAGTTGAAACTATGCAAAATGAAAATGCAACAGTAATGTATCATAATGATACAGAGGCATTTGTTTCCGAAGGTTTAGCTGCTATTGGTCAAGCATATGAACCAGGTAGTGTCACATTTAAATTCAAAACTATAGAAGGGGTACAAGCTTCTAACATTGCTACAGCTGATTTAAATAAGCTACATGAGAATGGTGGATTCTCTTATATTAAAAAAATGGGAGTGTTACAAACTACAGAGGGTATTACAACTTCTGGGGAATATATAGATGTAGTAATAGGAGCTCATTTTATTAAAGCTACTATGGAAAACGAGGCTATGAAATTAGCTACTAGTACTCCTAAGATACCTTATGACAATACAGGCATTTCAATGCTAGTATCTGTAGCTGAAAAAGTCTTAAAACAAGCGGTACAAAAAGGCATAATACTTAAAGATGAAAATGGAAATGGAATTTATGAAATAACATTTTCAAAAAGAGAAGATGCTGAATTTAATGATGTAGCTCAGAGAATTTACAACGGTATTAATTGGTCTGCTAAACTAGCTGGTGCTATTCATACTGGTAAAATATCTGGAGTGCTTACGTATTAA
- a CDS encoding Rho termination factor N-terminal domain-containing protein — protein MDRYERRILRLRKHVLSHKKEEEYEICKMLEDLTVEELKELAKEKEIEGYSKMKKDELLETLKG, from the coding sequence ATGGATAGATATGAGAGAAGAATTTTAAGACTAAGAAAGCATGTACTAAGTCATAAAAAAGAAGAAGAATATGAAATTTGCAAAATGCTTGAAGATTTGACAGTAGAAGAATTAAAAGAGTTAGCCAAAGAAAAAGAAATAGAAGGATATTCTAAGATGAAAAAAGATGAACTTCTTGAAACCTTAAAGGGGTGA
- a CDS encoding phage tail tape measure protein, translating into MSIGFQGNAVDEIDAVNKKMDESKEKSIELAKQYEKMGKGFESVGKKMTVGISAPIIGMGTLAGKIAIDMEDAFAGTRKTIDMTEEEFKQLEKSLDDLSADKIPILTTEIYGIAEAAGQLGIRNENILGFTDTMAKMGVATNMVSEEAATALARLANITEMSQDNFDRLGSTVVHLGNKLVTTEGEIVEMGLRLAGAGKQVGMSEADILSFAGALSSVGIRAEAGGSAFSKVMLDIQNNVLAGGEKLELFAAVAGKSSKEFAETFKNNSSGAIVSFIEGMGDLQKKGANIVPILESLELNDFLIRDALLRASGAGDLFNKSLKMGSKAWEENNALTKEAEERFKTTKSKIVFFRNQMGLLGKEIGNIILPVIGSFLSKGSEFIKNFRSLNIEAKKDIIVIAGLTAVIGPLIWTVGKGITVFAKVKKGLAAAGGIVGWLATPFGIATAVVLGLAVAGFLLYKNWNNIKTKISTIVIAIKERFVILTEWFDNFQNNISKWFIGTWNDIKNVLIENENTIKTVATTLGVLFTPALIKTGIEAVITGARIVGSLGASFIRTAFLAGWLHGKLVGELILSFIKTGWEAVKTAGVITGQFIMSLIRSGWEAIKTAGIITTQLIVSMVNYALSGWRVVYSIAATTVAWVAQKIAIVGSSLAIKTMTAAQWALNIALNANPIGLVIGLVALLAGGLVVLYQKSETARNIMNNLWEGMKNSAVSSINIIIGAINRLIGGINSIKAPGWIPVVGGKSANIANIPMLAKGTNFHRGGPAIVGEEGPELLNLRRGASVSTNKETRQAIGGGGNNVFSPVIKVAIEGGAMENAPTDLERELEKRLYSLMERYWEMLLLKRPISN; encoded by the coding sequence GTGTCTATAGGTTTTCAAGGTAATGCAGTTGATGAAATAGATGCAGTTAATAAAAAAATGGATGAATCCAAGGAAAAGTCGATAGAACTTGCAAAACAATATGAAAAAATGGGCAAGGGTTTTGAAAGTGTAGGCAAAAAAATGACAGTTGGTATCTCCGCTCCTATTATTGGAATGGGAACTTTAGCTGGTAAAATTGCAATAGATATGGAAGATGCTTTTGCTGGAACACGTAAAACAATTGATATGACGGAAGAAGAGTTTAAACAGCTTGAAAAATCTTTAGATGATTTATCAGCAGATAAGATACCAATTTTAACAACTGAAATTTATGGGATTGCTGAAGCAGCTGGACAATTAGGGATTAGGAATGAAAATATTTTAGGATTTACTGACACTATGGCTAAAATGGGTGTTGCCACAAATATGGTTAGTGAAGAAGCAGCAACAGCATTGGCTAGGTTAGCAAATATTACTGAGATGTCTCAAGATAACTTTGATAGATTAGGATCTACTGTAGTACATCTTGGCAACAAACTTGTTACCACAGAAGGTGAAATTGTAGAAATGGGTCTGAGACTAGCTGGGGCAGGAAAGCAAGTAGGTATGTCTGAGGCTGATATTCTTAGTTTTGCAGGTGCTTTGTCGAGTGTTGGGATTAGAGCAGAAGCAGGTGGATCTGCATTTAGTAAGGTTATGTTAGACATACAAAACAATGTATTAGCTGGTGGAGAAAAATTGGAATTATTTGCTGCAGTGGCTGGAAAGAGTTCAAAGGAATTTGCAGAAACATTTAAAAATAATTCTTCAGGTGCAATTGTTTCTTTTATTGAAGGTATGGGCGATTTACAAAAAAAAGGTGCTAATATTGTACCAATTTTGGAGAGTTTAGAGTTAAATGACTTTTTAATTCGAGATGCTTTATTAAGAGCAAGCGGAGCAGGAGATTTGTTTAATAAGAGTTTGAAAATGGGATCTAAAGCATGGGAAGAAAATAACGCACTTACAAAAGAAGCAGAGGAAAGATTTAAAACAACAAAATCTAAAATAGTATTTTTTAGAAATCAAATGGGTCTACTCGGAAAAGAAATAGGTAATATTATTTTACCAGTTATAGGTTCTTTTTTATCAAAAGGGTCAGAGTTTATAAAGAATTTTAGAAGCTTAAATATTGAAGCCAAAAAGGACATTATTGTAATAGCTGGGCTAACAGCAGTTATTGGTCCTTTAATATGGACGGTTGGTAAAGGAATTACGGTATTTGCTAAAGTAAAAAAAGGATTAGCAGCTGCTGGGGGAATTGTTGGTTGGTTGGCCACCCCTTTTGGTATTGCCACAGCAGTGGTATTAGGATTAGCAGTAGCTGGCTTCTTACTTTATAAGAATTGGAATAATATTAAAACTAAAATTTCAACTATAGTTATTGCAATAAAAGAAAGATTTGTTATTTTAACAGAATGGTTTGATAATTTTCAAAACAATATATCTAAATGGTTTATTGGTACTTGGAACGATATCAAAAACGTTTTAATAGAAAATGAAAATACCATAAAAACAGTTGCTACTACTTTAGGTGTTTTATTTACTCCAGCATTAATAAAAACAGGAATAGAAGCAGTTATAACGGGAGCAAGAATAGTTGGTAGTTTAGGTGCAAGTTTTATACGTACTGCTTTTTTGGCTGGCTGGTTGCATGGAAAGCTAGTTGGAGAATTAATACTAAGTTTTATAAAAACAGGCTGGGAAGCAGTAAAGACCGCAGGAGTTATTACTGGCCAATTTATAATGTCTTTGATAAGGTCTGGTTGGGAAGCTATTAAAACAGCAGGGATTATAACCACTCAGCTAATTGTTTCAATGGTTAATTATGCCCTAAGTGGTTGGCGTGTTGTTTATTCTATTGCCGCAACAACTGTTGCATGGGTAGCACAGAAAATTGCAATAGTAGGAAGTTCGCTGGCTATAAAAACTATGACTGCTGCCCAGTGGGCTTTGAATATTGCCTTAAATGCAAATCCTATTGGTTTGGTTATCGGACTTGTTGCATTATTAGCAGGAGGATTAGTTGTTTTATATCAGAAAAGTGAAACTGCTAGAAATATAATGAACAATTTATGGGAAGGCATGAAAAACAGTGCTGTTTCATCAATCAATATAATCATTGGGGCTATTAATAGGCTTATTGGTGGTATTAACTCTATTAAAGCACCAGGCTGGATTCCGGTTGTGGGAGGAAAAAGTGCTAATATAGCCAACATCCCTATGTTAGCTAAAGGAACCAACTTCCATAGGGGAGGACCAGCAATTGTTGGGGAAGAAGGTCCTGAATTATTAAATCTCCGTAGAGGTGCAAGCGTAAGCACTAACAAGGAAACTAGACAAGCAATTGGTGGTGGAGGAAACAATGTCTTTAGCCCAGTAATTAAGGTAGCTATTGAAGGTGGGGCAATGGAAAATGCTCCAACTGATTTAGAAAGAGAATTAGAAAAAAGATTATACTCTCTTATGGAAAGATATTGGGAAATGTTACTCTTGAAAAGACCTATTAGCAATTAA
- a CDS encoding major capsid protein, producing MKHKGLKLNLQLFASSTTKIADVIQPEVFTPYVVNKTMELSELIQSGIAEHDKEFDALASGPNTLIHMPFWNDLTGEVEIMDDDGETVPGKITTGQDIARKLAFVKSFGANALAGHLAGDDPMRVIADRFADYWNRTYQKVLLSTLDGVFASTTMKEKVYDITAELGNKAVLNSHSFLDAQQLMGDAKELLTAIMMHSEVENHLVKQDEIEVIRDSEGNVVMKTYKGKKVIVDDAMAYDPLTKSAEMYLFGRGAIAWGNGSDPKILETEVVRKGLSLAGEDILVNRKLSILHPRGVKFTESSVAGKFPTLDELENGLNFQRVYEPKKVRIVKFLFKLENE from the coding sequence ATGAAACATAAAGGATTAAAATTGAACTTACAGTTATTTGCATCTTCAACAACTAAAATAGCAGATGTGATACAACCAGAGGTATTTACACCTTATGTAGTAAATAAAACTATGGAGTTATCAGAATTGATTCAATCAGGCATAGCTGAGCACGACAAAGAATTTGATGCTTTAGCAAGTGGTCCCAACACTTTAATTCACATGCCATTTTGGAACGATTTAACAGGTGAAGTAGAGATAATGGATGATGATGGCGAAACAGTACCAGGTAAAATCACAACAGGGCAAGATATAGCAAGAAAACTAGCATTTGTTAAGTCCTTTGGAGCTAATGCATTAGCAGGACACTTAGCAGGTGATGATCCAATGAGAGTAATAGCTGATAGATTCGCTGATTATTGGAACAGAACATATCAAAAAGTACTTCTTTCTACACTAGATGGAGTGTTTGCATCTACAACAATGAAAGAAAAAGTATATGATATAACAGCAGAACTCGGAAATAAAGCGGTGCTAAACTCTCATTCTTTCTTAGACGCACAACAATTAATGGGAGATGCTAAAGAACTTCTAACTGCTATTATGATGCACTCAGAAGTAGAAAATCATCTAGTTAAACAAGATGAGATAGAAGTTATAAGAGATTCAGAAGGTAATGTAGTAATGAAAACATATAAAGGTAAAAAGGTTATAGTTGATGATGCTATGGCTTATGACCCATTAACTAAATCAGCAGAAATGTATCTATTTGGTAGAGGAGCTATTGCTTGGGGTAATGGAAGTGACCCTAAGATATTAGAAACAGAAGTGGTAAGAAAAGGGCTATCTCTTGCAGGTGAAGATATTTTAGTTAATAGAAAGTTATCGATACTACATCCTAGAGGAGTTAAGTTTACTGAATCATCAGTTGCTGGAAAGTTCCCAACACTTGACGAGTTAGAAAATGGTCTTAACTTCCAAAGAGTATATGAGCCTAAGAAAGTTAGAATAGTTAAGTTTTTATTCAAGCTAGAGAATGAATAA
- a CDS encoding phage neck terminator protein, with product MEYKDMRNFIVKGLYEFLQVPVIPTDNPNKKPKYPFISYKFTTLHKNQGGFNLLLEPIPSIDPNFEYDIEYTREEQPKMVISFSSYSLDDLEAIDLANKIKKWFNFKGRLLLKNNNLVVVECSDIQDRTIQIIDNYEKRYGFDVTLRYSSQSKLKVETIEKFKIKGGKV from the coding sequence TTGGAATATAAGGATATGAGAAATTTCATAGTTAAGGGGCTATATGAGTTTTTACAAGTTCCAGTTATTCCTACTGATAATCCAAATAAAAAGCCTAAATATCCTTTTATAAGTTATAAATTTACCACCTTGCATAAAAATCAAGGTGGTTTTAATTTGCTCTTAGAGCCTATACCATCTATTGATCCTAATTTTGAATATGATATTGAATACACTAGGGAAGAACAACCTAAGATGGTTATATCTTTTAGTAGTTATAGTTTAGATGATTTAGAAGCGATTGATTTAGCTAATAAAATTAAAAAATGGTTTAACTTTAAAGGTAGATTGCTTTTGAAGAACAATAATCTTGTTGTTGTTGAATGTTCAGATATTCAAGATAGGACAATACAGATAATAGATAACTATGAAAAAAGATATGGCTTTGATGTAACCTTAAGGTATTCGAGTCAAAGTAAATTAAAAGTTGAAACTATAGAAAAGTTTAAAATAAAAGGAGGTAAAGTATGA
- a CDS encoding baseplate J/gp47 family protein: MVDFGLTAKGFKRKTYIDIQEDMEARARNLFGEDVNLSEKSPLGLYIRTNAWEISKLWEEAEKIYFSAYIDTAEGVSLSHVGKYIGTNKKGKVEAIGKIKITGTVGTRIPTGFLCSTTNEIFFQTMGDVIITNVGYVIVNIKAIEPGKIGNVSANSITEIVKPIPGVESITNLEPTQDGREVEDDYEFRERYDRSVSMGGSSTRESVEASLLSMDTIKDALVEENDTMQENNGIPPKSLAPFVYGGDDTEVAKTILNAKAGGIRSYGTTEIIVLDSKGRSHLIGFTRPTIKETYVKVTITKNEKYPSNGDDLIKTNIIKYIGGIDSDGTNYKGLGLGRDVIVSKIIFEVSKISGVDDVNIEVSVDGQTYSSLNILVSNKEVANTSPDKVLIL, from the coding sequence TTGGTTGACTTTGGTTTGACTGCTAAGGGATTCAAAAGAAAAACATATATAGACATTCAGGAAGATATGGAAGCCAGGGCAAGAAATTTATTTGGTGAGGACGTTAATCTTAGTGAAAAAAGTCCATTAGGCTTATATATACGCACAAATGCCTGGGAAATTAGCAAACTTTGGGAAGAAGCTGAGAAAATATATTTTAGTGCCTATATTGATACAGCTGAAGGAGTATCATTAAGTCATGTAGGGAAATATATTGGTACTAATAAAAAAGGGAAAGTAGAAGCAATAGGGAAAATAAAAATTACGGGTACAGTCGGGACAAGAATACCGACTGGTTTTTTATGTTCTACTACAAATGAAATTTTCTTTCAAACCATGGGAGACGTAATTATTACTAATGTTGGATATGTAATTGTAAATATAAAAGCTATTGAACCTGGGAAAATTGGCAATGTTTCTGCTAATTCTATAACAGAAATAGTTAAGCCTATTCCTGGAGTAGAGAGCATAACAAACCTTGAACCAACACAAGATGGCAGAGAGGTTGAAGATGATTACGAGTTTAGAGAAAGATATGATAGGTCTGTTTCAATGGGTGGTAGTAGTACGAGGGAATCCGTTGAAGCATCACTTTTAAGTATGGATACAATAAAAGATGCATTAGTAGAAGAAAATGATACGATGCAAGAAAATAATGGAATTCCCCCGAAAAGTTTGGCTCCTTTTGTATATGGTGGTGATGATACAGAAGTTGCTAAAACTATTTTAAATGCAAAAGCTGGTGGAATACGTAGTTACGGAACTACTGAAATAATTGTTCTAGATAGCAAAGGAAGGTCACATTTGATTGGTTTTACAAGACCAACAATAAAAGAAACATATGTAAAAGTAACAATTACTAAAAATGAAAAATATCCTTCTAATGGTGATGATTTAATCAAGACTAATATAATTAAATATATAGGTGGCATAGATTCAGATGGTACTAATTATAAAGGTTTAGGTCTAGGAAGAGACGTTATAGTAAGTAAAATTATATTTGAAGTAAGTAAAATTAGTGGAGTTGATGATGTAAATATAGAAGTAAGTGTGGATGGACAAACATATTCATCTTTAAATATCTTAGTTAGTAATAAGGAAGTGGCAAATACCAGCCCTGATAAGGTGTTGATTTTATGA
- a CDS encoding phage scaffolding protein produces MPKLSEILGEHFKQIPEDIKTKYKDIDLVDSSDYVEKNKFDGINNQLSDLQIQIKERDKQLGELKIKAAGNEELTTKINELEKLNKTTKEEYETKIVALRKETSIELKLKDEKAKNLKAVKALLDLEKVSLDGENLIGLEEQLKTLKEQESYLFGSDTLKGREPNKDTNPVDPECKNNPFSKEHFNLTEQGKLLKENPELAAKLKIAIN; encoded by the coding sequence ATGCCAAAGTTAAGTGAAATACTAGGAGAACATTTTAAACAAATACCAGAAGATATTAAGACTAAGTACAAAGATATTGACTTAGTTGATAGCTCTGATTATGTAGAAAAAAATAAATTTGATGGTATAAATAATCAACTATCAGATTTACAAATTCAGATTAAAGAAAGGGATAAGCAGTTAGGAGAACTAAAAATTAAAGCTGCAGGTAATGAAGAACTTACTACTAAAATAAACGAACTGGAGAAATTAAATAAAACAACAAAGGAAGAGTATGAGACTAAAATAGTAGCTTTGAGAAAAGAGACATCCATAGAATTAAAACTTAAAGATGAAAAAGCAAAAAATTTAAAAGCAGTTAAGGCTTTGTTAGATTTAGAGAAAGTTAGTCTTGATGGAGAGAATTTAATAGGATTAGAAGAACAATTAAAGACTCTTAAAGAACAGGAGTCTTATTTATTTGGTTCAGATACATTAAAAGGCAGAGAGCCTAATAAAGATACCAATCCAGTAGATCCAGAATGTAAAAATAATCCATTTAGTAAGGAGCATTTTAACCTAACTGAGCAAGGAAAACTATTAAAAGAAAACCCAGAACTTGCAGCTAAATTAAAAATAGCTATTAATTAA
- a CDS encoding phage baseplate plug family protein, producing MLDLDYIEIEKDSIPYDFEIQLKGETFLFEINYNSLGEFLTVDLYKSEELIVSGEKIVYGQPLFQNVSYLDIPKVAIIPWDLAEEENRVGLDNINEKVFLYIIDPEEQEDETLET from the coding sequence GTGTTAGATTTAGATTATATTGAAATAGAAAAAGACAGTATCCCCTATGATTTTGAGATTCAGTTAAAAGGGGAAACCTTTCTTTTTGAAATTAATTATAATTCTTTAGGCGAGTTTTTAACTGTTGATTTATATAAAAGTGAAGAATTAATAGTATCAGGTGAGAAAATAGTTTATGGACAACCTTTATTTCAAAATGTTTCTTACTTAGATATCCCTAAAGTTGCAATAATTCCTTGGGATTTAGCGGAAGAAGAAAATAGGGTAGGTTTAGATAATATAAATGAAAAAGTATTTTTGTATATCATTGATCCAGAGGAGCAAGAAGATGAAACTTTGGAAACGTAA
- a CDS encoding phage baseplate protein — translation MNLARLEDIEFSAVEKETPSGSVEVTEKPVERGQDIADHIKPKPIFLTINGVVVGDDAGDKLAKLNKYKNEGKLLTYTGRNIFYNVVIEQLDTTHDKGIANGFSFTMTLKHVRIAEGKTINIKKSNLPPKVNIKTKKKEKKGKKQTKKKKSSKNSKKKLKQKVSAAEIRKIRG, via the coding sequence ATGAACTTAGCTAGATTAGAAGATATTGAGTTTTCAGCAGTAGAAAAAGAAACCCCTTCTGGTAGTGTAGAGGTAACAGAAAAACCAGTAGAAAGAGGACAGGATATAGCTGATCACATCAAGCCTAAACCTATTTTTCTTACTATAAATGGTGTAGTTGTTGGTGATGATGCAGGAGATAAATTAGCTAAATTAAATAAATATAAAAATGAAGGAAAATTATTAACGTATACAGGTAGAAATATCTTTTACAATGTAGTAATTGAACAGTTAGACACCACTCATGATAAAGGTATTGCAAATGGGTTTTCTTTTACTATGACACTTAAACATGTGAGAATTGCAGAAGGAAAAACAATAAATATAAAAAAATCAAATTTACCCCCAAAAGTTAATATTAAAACTAAAAAGAAAGAAAAAAAGGGAAAAAAACAAACAAAAAAGAAAAAAAGCAGTAAAAATAGTAAAAAGAAATTAAAGCAAAAGGTTTCAGCAGCTGAAATAAGAAAAATAAGGGGATGA
- a CDS encoding Gp138 family membrane-puncturing spike protein, with product MSRAINFLEGLVNSKINNLHTCMPCKIEKFNEAQGTADVVPLFIDLPMLINIPILKQKTKENSIISVSHPFYEKGDTVLVVFAERALDGSGERKHDLSDGIILGLLS from the coding sequence ATGAGTAGAGCTATAAATTTCTTAGAGGGTTTAGTTAATAGCAAAATAAATAACTTGCACACTTGTATGCCTTGCAAAATAGAAAAATTTAATGAAGCACAAGGTACTGCTGATGTCGTTCCACTTTTTATTGATTTACCTATGCTTATTAATATTCCTATACTAAAACAAAAGACAAAAGAGAATTCTATCATTTCAGTTAGTCATCCATTTTATGAAAAAGGGGATACGGTCCTAGTAGTTTTTGCAGAAAGAGCATTAGATGGATCTGGGGAAAGAAAACATGATTTATCAGATGGCATTATTCTGGGATTATTGAGTTAG
- a CDS encoding phage protein → MKLWKRKIEIITADKSFTNDNFEIDFKIDFDQDPEPNISEVKIFNLSDSTIESIRKDKTIILNAGYEGDVGSILIGGIAKVETSWEGVDKLIKLLVGDGSKEWYRTKVSNTYKAGITAKQILNDLTGIFGLEIGEITVADNIVYKNGRSVSGTLESAIRSIVKDTKSKFYINHGKIYIRPWDEGTVTGFVLNADTGLIETPVPFEEEIDGKMIFGYKVKMLLNHRINIDSILKIESKTANGIYRVIKGSHHGDFITNVEVVGK, encoded by the coding sequence ATGAAACTTTGGAAACGTAAAATTGAAATAATTACTGCGGATAAATCATTTACTAATGATAACTTTGAAATTGATTTTAAGATTGATTTTGACCAAGATCCAGAACCTAATATTTCAGAAGTGAAAATATTTAATCTTTCTGATAGTACAATAGAGAGTATTCGCAAGGATAAAACAATAATTTTAAATGCTGGATATGAAGGTGATGTAGGAAGTATTTTAATTGGTGGCATTGCTAAAGTCGAAACATCATGGGAAGGTGTAGATAAATTAATAAAGCTTTTGGTTGGTGATGGATCTAAGGAATGGTATAGAACGAAAGTAAGTAACACTTATAAGGCTGGTATTACTGCAAAACAGATACTGAATGATTTGACTGGAATATTTGGATTAGAAATTGGGGAAATAACTGTTGCTGATAATATTGTTTATAAAAATGGTAGAAGTGTATCAGGCACCTTGGAAAGTGCCATTAGATCAATAGTTAAAGATACTAAAAGTAAATTTTACATAAATCATGGCAAAATTTATATTAGGCCTTGGGATGAAGGAACTGTAACGGGTTTTGTATTAAATGCTGATACTGGATTAATTGAAACTCCTGTACCATTTGAAGAAGAAATAGATGGGAAAATGATATTTGGTTATAAAGTTAAAATGTTACTTAATCATAGGATAAATATTGACAGCATTCTTAAAATAGAGAGTAAAACAGCTAATGGCATATATAGGGTTATTAAAGGAAGTCATCATGGAGACTTTATAACAAACGTTGAGGTGGTAGGAAAATGA